The uncultured Sunxiuqinia sp. genomic sequence TTCACTATCAGAAAAACCAGAAGCGTAATAGATAATGAGTGCAGATGAAAGATGAGCCAAAGCGCTAAATACTTTTCGCTGAACCATAAAATCATCCCACTGGGTTTTTGTCTTTTGAACAAACTGGTGGACAATATTAGCTAGCACTATTCTGGTTGTCCACTGAGCAAGGTACGAAACCAATGCCAAAACAAGGAGGCATGCAAAAATTGAAATGTGATTAGCACTGTTCTCAGGGACACCTAAGTCTGATAAAATTGTTCTAAAAAGATCTAGTAAGTAATTCATCTGACGAATATCAATTTATTCTAATTAATTTGTTCCTAAATTAGACGCTAAAATTAATGATTTTGTTATGATTAGAAAATGGATGCTTATCAGCTTGTTGATTGTTTTTACATCCGGGGTTCTATTGGCGAAACCTCAGTTTTCGGACTATTTTATAAACAAGACTTTGCGTATTGATTACTTGTTGACCGGAACGGCTGATACGGCTGAAGTTATTCTGGAGCAGTTAAAGAAGGAGCCTAATTATGGCGGTTCGCATTTTAATTTAATTGACGAATTTGATTTTGGAACCTATCGGTATCAGCTTTTCGACAAAGAGTCAAACGAGTTAATTTTTTCAAAAGGATTCTGTCCTATTTTTCAAGAGTGGCAAACCACTGATGAGGCAAAAAAACAAAAGCGTAGTTTTTACCAAGTGGCTATTTTACCATTTCCTAAAAAAGTGTGCTCTTTTGTTGTCGAAGAGCGAAACTGGGAAGGAGAATTTGTAAGCGTTTATTCGACTGATATAGATCCCAAAAACTATTTTATTCTGAGTGAAAATCCGAAGAATCTGAAGTCAGAAAAAATTATAGACAGCGGGGAACCCAAGAAAAAGGTTGATCTGGTTATTTTGTCGGAAGGCTATACTTCAGAAGAGATGGATAAATTTGAAGCTGATGCCAGGCGGATGATCGATGCCTTGTTTTCTGCTGCTCCGTTTAGTATGCATAAAGATGATTTTAACGTTTATACTGTTGAGGTACCATCTGATGAATCGGGAACTGATGTGCCAGGTGAGCACATTTATAAGAATACAGCTTTTAACTCCAATTTTTACACCTTTGATACACCGCGCTACCTAACTTCACAAGATATGCATGCAATTCACGATGCCGCAGCTGTCGTGCCATATGATCATATTTACGTGTTGGTAAATACCGATAGATATGGTGGCGGTGGATTTTACAACTATCTGTCACTGACGTCAGTTGACGATCGTTTATCCGAAATTGTATTTGTTCATGAATTCGGACATGGCTTTGCTGGATTAGCTGATGAGTATTATACTTCTGATGTAGCTTATGCTGATTATTATAATTTGGAGGTGGAGCCTTGGGAACCGAATATTACTACTTTGGTTAATTTTGAATCAAAATGGATGGATTTGATTGAAGAAGGCACGCCACAGCCAACGCCTAGAAATGTTGCCAATAGCAAAATGGTGGGTGTTTTTGAAGGGGGGGGGTATC encodes the following:
- a CDS encoding M64 family metallopeptidase; amino-acid sequence: MIRKWMLISLLIVFTSGVLLAKPQFSDYFINKTLRIDYLLTGTADTAEVILEQLKKEPNYGGSHFNLIDEFDFGTYRYQLFDKESNELIFSKGFCPIFQEWQTTDEAKKQKRSFYQVAILPFPKKVCSFVVEERNWEGEFVSVYSTDIDPKNYFILSENPKNLKSEKIIDSGEPKKKVDLVILSEGYTSEEMDKFEADARRMIDALFSAAPFSMHKDDFNVYTVEVPSDESGTDVPGEHIYKNTAFNSNFYTFDTPRYLTSQDMHAIHDAAAVVPYDHIYVLVNTDRYGGGGFYNYLSLTSVDDRLSEIVFVHEFGHGFAGLADEYYTSDVAYADYYNLEVEPWEPNITTLVNFESKWMDLIEEGTPQPTPRNVANSKMVGVFEGGGYLAKGIYSPMMDCRMKTNEAKEFCPVCQQAIEKVIEWHCQ